The Etheostoma spectabile isolate EspeVRDwgs_2016 unplaced genomic scaffold, UIUC_Espe_1.0 scaffold121, whole genome shotgun sequence genome has a segment encoding these proteins:
- the LOC116685698 gene encoding ribosome biogenesis protein bop1, with product MEESSSSGTRSGAQRPKMKEKEPEKSVKKRNKEEEEEEEIFDFTKKSQEEDEDEEDEDASDSEDSVFSGLEDSGSDEDEEEEELSDDEDEEEVDLRVEPRHTQQVETGTVKKTEKEEEEKKKEKTETDEVEGGATEEAKREDEYVHDSSDEEDIRNTVGNVPMEWYRDFPHIGYNLDGKKIYKPIRNKDELDDFLDKMENPDYWRTVPDKQTGSDVVLSDEQVQLVNRLQRGQFGDANFNEYEPQVEFFSRDVMLHPVTNRPADKRSFIPSLIEKEKVSKLVHAIKMGWIKPRRVEDDSRGRYYDLWANEDSSILARHKMHLPAPKIPLPGHQESYNPPPEYLFTDEERAMWEQQDPCDRKLPFVPRKFSSLRQVPAFSRFIHERFERCLDLYLCPRQRKMRVNVNPEDLIPKLPKPKDLQPFPTTQSLVHTHTHTHTHTMCTGSDDGSVRFWEVCSSRCLRTVQVGGAVKSLAWNPNLSVCLLAVALDSVVLVLSPSLADRQVVLSSERLLSAPQEAEPNEGAGPVTWSETEGEELTQGIRLKIQHPKAVQQVTWHAKGDYLASVMPDHSSHMQVLIHQLSRRRSQNPFRKNKGLVQCVSFHPVRPYFFVGTQRSVRIYNLVHVILWFGAARLCFLQVIRHHKKAVRGVAYHRLYPLFASSAPDDGPVRLVQAVYNTTPYTTLIRSHYSITGAVLQHASTTRIYTLTTDHLQNPLLVPVKVLRGHDITADLGVLDVTFHPTQPWVFSSGADATVRLFT from the exons ATGGAggaaagcagcagcagcggcacgCGGAGCGGCGCGCAGAGACCGAAGATGAAGGAGAAAGAACCGGAGAAAAGCgtgaaaaagaggaataaagaagaagaagaggaggaagag ATCTTTGACTTCACGAAGAAATCtcaggaggaggatgaagatgaggaggatgaagatgcTTCAGACAGCGAGGACAGCGTCTTCTCGGGACTGGAGGATTCTGGGAGTGAtgaagacgaggaggaggaagagttatcagatgatgaagatgaagaggaagtaGATCTGAGAGTGGAGCCACGGCACActcagcag GTAGAGACGGGGACAGTgaagaagacagagaaagaggaggaggagaagaagaaagagaagaccGAGACAGacgaggtggagggaggagcgACTGAGGAAGCAAAGCGAGAAGACGAGTACGTCCATGACTCTTCCGATGAGGAG GACATCAGGAACACGGTGGGGAACGTCCCGATGGAGTGGTACCGGGACTTCCCTCACATTGGCTACAACCTGGACGGGAAGAAGATCTACAAGCCAATCAGGAACAAGGACGAGCTCGACGACTTCCTGGACAAGATGGAGAACCCCGACTACTG GAGAACCGTCCCCGACAAgcagacaggaagtgatgtcgTGCTGTCAGACGAGCAGGTGCAGCTGGTCAACCGTCTCCAGAGAGGACAGTTTGGAGACGCCAACTTCAACGAGTACGAG CCCCAGGTGGAGTTCTTCAGCCGGGACGTGATGCTCCACCCGGTCACCAACCGGCCGGCGGACAAGCGGAGCTTCATCCCGTCTCTCATCGAGAAGGAGAAGGTGTCCAAGCTGGTGCACGCCATAAAGATGGGCTGGATCAAACCACGGCGGGTGGAGGATGACAGCAGGGGGCGCTACTACGACCTCTGGGCCAATGAGGACTCTTCTATTCTGGCCCGACACAAGATGCACCTCCCCGCCCCCAAAATCCCTCTGCCGGGTCACCAGGAGTCCTACAACCCGCCGCCGGAGTACCTGTTCACCGACGAGGAG cggGCCATGTGGGAGCAGCAGGACCCATGTGACAGGAAGTTACCGTTTGTCCCCAGGAAGTTCTCGAGCCTCCGTCAGGTTCCTGCGTTTTCTCGGTTCATCCACGAGAGGTTCGAGCGTTGCCTGGACCTTTACCTGTGTCCCCGCCAGAGGAAGATGAGG GTGAATGTGAATCCCGAGGATCTGATTCCCAAACTTCCCAAACCAAAAGACCTGCAGCCGTTTCCAACAACACAGTctctggtacacacacacacacacacacacacacacaca ATGTGTACAGGAAGTGATGACGGCTCCGTGAGGTTCTGGGAGGTGTGCTCGTCTCGCTGTCTGAGGACGGTCCAGGTGGGCGGAGCCGTGAAGAGTCTCGCCTGGAACCccaacctgtctgtctgtctgctggctgtcgccct GGACTCGGTGGTGTTGgtcctgtctccctctctggcagacagacaggtggtcCTGTCGTCGGAGCGCCTGCTGTCTGCCCCCCAGGAGGCGGAGCCTAACGAGGGGGCGGGGCCAGTCACCTGGAGCGAGACAGAAGGGGAGGAGCTTACGCAGGGGATCCGCCTCAAAATCCAGCACCCCAAA GCGGTCCAGCAGGTGACGTGGCACGCTAAAGGGGACTACCTGGCCTCGGTGATGCCGGACCACTCGAGCCACATGCAGGTCCTGATCCACCAGCTGAGCCGGCGGCGCAGCCAGAACCCCTTCAGGAAGAACAAGGGGCTGGTGCAGTGCGTATCCTTCCACCCCGTCAGGCCCTACTTCTTCGTGGGGACGCAGCGCTCCGTCCGCATCTACAACCTC GTTCATGTGATCTTGTGGTTTGGTGCTGCTCGGTTGTGTTTCCTCCAG GTGATCAG GCACCATAAGAAGGCGGTGCGGGGCGTGGCCTATCACCGCCTGTACCCGCTGTTCGCCTCCTCGGCTCCGGACGACGGGCCGGTCCGTCTTGTCCAGGCCGTCTACAATACTACACCA TACACGACACTCATTCGCTCACACTACAGCATCACTGGCGCAGTACTACAACACGCCAGTACTACACGCATCTACACGCTCACTAC TGACCACCTCCAGAACCCCTTGCTGGTCCCGGTGAAGGTCCTCCGGGGTCATGACATCACGGCTGACCTGGGCGTGCTGGACGTGACCTTTCACCCCACGCAGCCCTGGGTCTTCTCGTCTGGAGCCGACGCCACCGTCAGACTCTTCACCTAG